In a single window of the Nodularia spumigena CCY9414 genome:
- a CDS encoding non-ribosomal peptide synthetase — protein sequence MNTKDNYFNNQKRDLLKLILNKKGISLNTETIPRRSHTEPAPLSFSQEQLWFLYQLDQGKTTYNMPCALQISGSLNISVLEQSIKEIVRRHEILRTNFRQIDGKNLQVINPEVNTNLRLVDLEHIPTTEQLPTVQNLVNQKIQKTFNLSQDVLFQPTLYQLNQNSYVLLLNMHHIISDGWSVGILLQELSALYSAYLSGDKSPLPDLLIQYADYAIWQRQKLTPEVREKQLNYWKQQLADAPPLLELPTDKPRPPMQSFSGGALLFHINTDLSEKIKALGQKSDATLFMIMLAAFVILLYRYSGQNDILVGSPMANRNRQEAQSLIGYFVNTVVLRTQLTENPNFWEVLNRVRKVATDAHTYQDIPYDQVVEALQPQRNLSYNPLFQILFDVQHSLTDKLKLPELNLQTFPQGHSISKFDLSLIIEDTGTELMGGWEYSSDLFTVDTITRLTDNFQTLLAGIVANPEIPIHELPIISANEKQQILLEWNNTQKDYPDYSYIHQLFTEQAIKTPNAVAVRFGNAELTYTELNQKANQLANYLKTCCVAPEVLVGFYLERSLDVLIVILAILKAGGAYLPLDPHYPQERLADILDDSQASLILTQESLLTSLPEYSGKVILLDTDLTVISQQSLETPVSAVKPENLAYVIYTSGSTGKPKGVMITHQNIVNHATSIIEKYQVNNHDRILQFSTFIFDVAAEEIFPTWLTGATLVMRPKEMFASLVEFNQFLAQESLTVINLPAPYWQEWVLELERKSIQIPDSLRLVVTGSEQVLAEKLLLWQKLVGEKVQWVNAYGPTEATITATIYQLTANSQLSGINSVSIGSPIANTEIYILDQNLQPVPIGVFGELHIGGAGLARGYLNRPELTHEKFISNLIPTAKSSRLYKTGDLARYLPDGNIEFLGRIDYQVKIRGFRIELGEIEAVLAQHPLVKTSAVIVREIQLGSKQIVAYVVTQEDADIQTNFRSFLQEKLPDYMIPAFFVRLAELPLTTTGKINRPALSALHLELNHETNYILPRNPLEQQIAEIWCQVLGLEKISIDENFFELGGHSLATMQVISRLQETLQVDLPLKYLFAEPTIARLGTVIDQLLQKENTTDTIDDFYADAILDSTIQPQNLPKLFISQPQNIFLTGATGFLGVHLLHELLEKTSANIYCLLRAKNALDGRGKLKDKLCFYQLGKDEYSSRIIPIIGDLGENILGLSVQEFQDLASKIDVIYHNGASVNLIYPYSVLKAPNVLGTQEILRLASHIKVKPVHFVSTTSVFCPESYGEDEMLLESDSLEYYQGLVGGYRQSKWVAEKLVMQARDRGLPVTIYRAARIIGHSQIGICNTEDIFCRIIKTCIQLGKTPDVDWEDNLTPVDYVSQAIVYLSQQQESTGKAFHLLNPQISRMNDLFNFMGEWGYPLPQISYAKWYSELMNMVQTSADRNLEVMSAFFPAIQPAKIQEPKFNDQNTMNGLLNTNISCSPIEEKLLQRYFQYFLNSGFLVSPE from the coding sequence ATGAACACTAAAGATAATTATTTCAACAACCAAAAGCGCGATTTACTCAAACTTATCTTAAACAAAAAAGGTATTTCTCTTAATACAGAAACAATCCCCCGTCGTTCCCACACCGAACCAGCACCCCTCTCTTTTAGTCAAGAACAACTCTGGTTTTTATATCAACTCGACCAGGGAAAAACTACTTATAATATGCCTTGTGCATTACAAATTAGTGGTAGTTTAAATATATCAGTTCTAGAACAATCAATCAAAGAAATAGTACGACGGCATGAAATTTTACGTACCAATTTTCGACAAATAGATGGTAAAAATTTACAGGTAATTAATCCAGAAGTTAATACTAACTTACGATTAGTTGATTTAGAGCATATACCAACGACTGAACAATTACCAACCGTACAGAACTTAGTTAATCAAAAAATCCAAAAAACTTTTAATTTAAGTCAAGATGTTCTATTTCAACCTACACTTTACCAACTCAACCAAAATTCCTATGTATTGCTTTTAAATATGCACCATATCATCTCCGATGGTTGGTCTGTAGGAATTTTATTGCAAGAATTATCTGCCCTTTATTCAGCCTATCTCTCAGGAGATAAATCACCTTTACCAGATTTATTGATTCAATATGCTGATTATGCCATTTGGCAAAGACAAAAATTAACGCCAGAAGTTAGAGAAAAACAACTCAATTACTGGAAACAACAATTAGCAGATGCACCACCATTATTAGAATTACCTACAGATAAACCACGTCCTCCCATGCAATCTTTTAGCGGTGGTGCTTTGTTATTTCACATTAATACTGATTTAAGTGAAAAGATTAAAGCCTTGGGTCAAAAGTCCGACGCTACGTTATTTATGATCATGTTAGCAGCTTTCGTGATTTTGCTCTATCGCTACAGTGGTCAGAATGATATTTTAGTTGGTTCTCCAATGGCTAATAGAAACCGTCAGGAAGCACAATCATTAATTGGTTATTTCGTGAATACTGTAGTTTTAAGAACGCAATTAACCGAAAATCCTAATTTTTGGGAAGTCCTCAACCGCGTGCGTAAAGTAGCTACAGATGCTCACACTTATCAAGATATACCTTATGATCAAGTAGTAGAAGCATTACAACCACAGCGTAACCTCAGCTATAATCCTTTATTTCAAATATTGTTTGACGTTCAGCATTCCCTGACAGATAAATTAAAACTTCCAGAACTAAATTTACAAACTTTTCCGCAAGGACACTCAATCTCCAAATTTGATTTATCTTTAATCATAGAAGATACGGGTACAGAATTAATGGGTGGCTGGGAATATAGCAGCGATTTATTTACAGTGGACACCATCACCCGTTTAACAGATAATTTTCAAACTTTGTTGGCGGGAATTGTTGCAAATCCTGAAATCCCTATTCATGAATTACCGATAATTTCAGCAAATGAAAAACAGCAGATTTTGCTAGAATGGAACAACACACAAAAAGATTATCCTGATTATTCCTATATTCATCAATTATTTACAGAACAAGCTATTAAAACACCCAATGCTGTAGCTGTTAGGTTTGGTAATGCAGAATTAACTTATACTGAATTAAATCAAAAAGCTAATCAATTAGCTAATTATTTAAAAACCTGTTGTGTAGCACCAGAAGTATTAGTAGGATTTTATTTAGAACGTTCTCTAGATGTCTTAATAGTCATCTTAGCAATTCTTAAAGCTGGTGGTGCATATCTGCCTTTAGATCCTCATTATCCTCAAGAAAGATTAGCAGATATTTTAGATGATTCTCAAGCATCTCTAATCTTAACCCAAGAAAGCCTATTAACATCACTACCAGAATATTCAGGAAAAGTAATCTTATTAGATACAGACTTAACTGTTATTTCTCAGCAAAGTCTAGAAACACCAGTTAGCGCAGTTAAACCAGAAAATTTAGCTTATGTAATTTATACTTCCGGTTCTACTGGTAAACCCAAAGGGGTAATGATTACCCATCAAAATATAGTTAATCATGCCACAAGCATAATTGAAAAATATCAAGTTAATAACCATGATAGAATCTTGCAATTTTCCACTTTTATCTTTGATGTCGCAGCAGAAGAAATTTTTCCCACTTGGTTAACTGGTGCAACTTTGGTAATGCGTCCCAAAGAAATGTTTGCAAGTTTGGTAGAGTTTAACCAATTTTTGGCACAAGAAAGCTTAACAGTAATAAATCTACCTGCACCATATTGGCAAGAATGGGTATTAGAATTAGAACGAAAATCTATACAAATTCCTGATAGTTTACGCTTAGTTGTTACAGGTAGCGAACAAGTTCTAGCAGAAAAATTATTATTATGGCAAAAATTAGTAGGAGAAAAAGTACAATGGGTAAATGCCTATGGTCCAACTGAAGCTACTATTACTGCAACAATTTATCAACTTACAGCCAATTCTCAATTAAGTGGGATAAATTCTGTATCTATTGGTAGTCCTATTGCTAATACAGAAATCTACATTCTTGATCAAAACCTTCAACCTGTTCCTATTGGTGTTTTTGGAGAATTACATATTGGTGGTGCTGGTTTAGCTAGAGGATATTTAAACCGACCAGAATTAACGCATGAAAAATTTATATCTAATCTTATTCCCACTGCAAAATCATCAAGATTATATAAAACTGGTGATTTAGCTAGGTATTTACCAGATGGCAATATCGAATTTTTAGGTCGCATTGATTATCAAGTTAAAATTCGTGGTTTCAGAATTGAGTTAGGAGAAATTGAAGCTGTTTTAGCACAACATCCTCTAGTGAAAACATCAGCAGTAATTGTTAGAGAAATCCAACTAGGAAGCAAACAAATAGTAGCTTATGTTGTAACTCAAGAAGATGCTGATATTCAAACTAATTTCCGCTCTTTTCTCCAGGAAAAATTACCCGATTATATGATTCCTGCTTTCTTTGTCAGATTAGCAGAATTACCGTTAACAACTACAGGAAAAATCAACCGTCCTGCTTTATCTGCGCTGCATTTAGAATTAAACCATGAAACAAATTACATATTACCGCGCAACCCTCTTGAACAGCAAATAGCAGAAATTTGGTGTCAAGTTTTAGGATTAGAAAAAATTAGTATTGATGAAAATTTCTTTGAATTGGGTGGACATTCTTTAGCAACTATGCAGGTTATATCTAGATTACAAGAAACTTTACAGGTAGATTTACCATTAAAATATTTATTTGCAGAACCAACAATAGCCAGATTAGGGACAGTAATTGATCAATTATTACAAAAGGAAAATACTACCGATACTATTGATGATTTTTATGCTGATGCTATTTTAGACTCAACAATTCAACCGCAAAATCTGCCTAAACTATTTATTAGTCAACCTCAAAATATCTTTTTAACTGGTGCGACTGGTTTTTTAGGTGTTCATTTACTACACGAACTCTTAGAAAAAACATCAGCCAATATCTACTGTTTATTGCGGGCTAAAAATGCTTTAGATGGGAGGGGTAAGTTAAAAGATAAACTATGTTTTTATCAACTAGGGAAGGATGAGTATAGTAGTAGAATCATTCCTATAATTGGAGATTTAGGGGAAAATATATTAGGTCTATCTGTACAAGAATTTCAAGATTTAGCTAGTAAAATAGATGTAATTTATCATAATGGTGCTTCTGTGAATTTGATTTATCCCTATTCAGTTTTAAAAGCACCTAATGTCTTGGGTACTCAGGAAATTTTGCGTTTAGCAAGTCACATTAAGGTTAAACCAGTACATTTTGTTTCTACTACTTCTGTTTTCTGTCCAGAAAGTTACGGTGAAGATGAAATGTTATTAGAATCAGACTCTCTGGAATATTATCAAGGATTGGTGGGTGGATATCGTCAAAGTAAATGGGTAGCAGAAAAGTTGGTAATGCAGGCACGCGATCGCGGCCTTCCTGTTACGATATACAGAGCAGCCAGAATTATCGGTCATAGTCAAATCGGTATCTGTAATACTGAAGACATATTTTGCAGAATTATTAAGACTTGTATCCAACTCGGAAAAACCCCGGACGTTGACTGGGAAGATAATTTAACACCTGTAGATTATGTCAGTCAAGCAATAGTGTATTTGTCTCAACAACAGGAATCTACAGGTAAAGCATTTCATCTGTTAAACCCGCAAATCAGCCGCATGAATGACTTATTTAATTTTATGGGTGAATGGGGCTATCCATTGCCACAAATTTCATACGCTAAATGGTATTCAGAATTAATGAATATGGTACAAACATCAGCAGATAGAAACTTGGAAGTTATGTCTGCATTTTTCCCAGCAATTCAACCCGCAAAAATTCAAGAACCAAAATTTAATGATCAAAATACTATGAATGGATTGTTGAATACAAATATTAGTTGTTCTCCTATTGAGGAAAAATTACTGCAAAGATATTTTCAATACTTTCTCAATAGCGGCTTTTTAGTATCCCCTGAATAA
- the nrdJ gene encoding ribonucleoside-triphosphate reductase, adenosylcobalamin-dependent, which yields MVRELERKRQSAEFPETAPAANPVFFRTYSRRTKAGLRETWEEVCDRTIQGIIELGKLNPAEIAILENMQRNLKALPSGRWLWVGGTEWISKPKNFSGAYNCTSTNLQDWSAFGLMMDLAMMGCGTGAVIEPQYINQLPPIRNYLNVTVNGEIGSTSPELRREYTQTEIEGNNVIIHVGDSREGWVESYKSLLELSTDERFTAEVEVVVDLSDVRQSGETLKGFGGVANPIKLPGLYQRCVSILNKARGRQLNSVECCLLIDQAAVTIVAGNIRRSAGIRQFVSDDEQGATAKDNLWQQDENGNWRIDPERDALRMANHSRVFHHKPTLEECVEAVRKQYYSGEGAIQWAGEAVARSNCDLLNTPELKTEFLQAYHEGKAKEWIQERYPNIDAPELKHRLGRYGLNPCHAGDTLVSTNQGLVPIKDLVGKPFQALVDLRSVGLDGVKLTDAIAFPTGVQTTYVISLANGQQMRCTAEHQHFTNHGWVTTKDLTSEHHIYIQKGAGYFGQGTITVEQAQMLGWLYGDGSIYKGSKGLDAVFYINTNEYETAFPLLNSAVESLTGYSHKPSLVKGVYTFHSGSFLMDSFLKKLGVQSKDCLPDQFFSQSRDVIIGFLQGLFSADGCVNVKGRNIELRNRSRQLLSQIQIILLNLGIKSSLLIKQKPGSIGVPYTLKDGTKKISQNRGSWRLIIYSGNEARKFWEFIGFPLTPDKQGRLATLANKPSSRKYSQAIISRRFSSKVQSIEEFGEEPVYDLHVPLTHSFIANGCITHNCGEIIGSNFHCNLAEIHLNQIDPKNYKEQEEAFTAGAISVAALLNHKFLEPRYQYSRELDPIVGVSFTGLFDFFVHAFGVDWLHWWSEGRPETPQGLAFKQEEQKYLTFWKDTVHRVVWEYCDRHQIKRPNRCTTVQPSGTKSLLTGASSGWHPPKAQRFIRRITFGKNDPVALACIDYGYSVIPSQSDKDEQGNLLNDPFDPRVSEWLVEIPVAVSWADLPGADQIDVSQFSVLAQFDFVLQVQRWYVTHNTSATLELRSEEVEGLGQKIYETIQNDEGYISAALLARFDDLQSFPRLPFEPIDKLTYELLSQEVKERRNTDDFCAVLSRYDSGELTEAGPSGCDSDKCMFPDQGPMS from the coding sequence ATGGTTCGAGAGCTAGAAAGAAAACGTCAGAGTGCAGAATTTCCAGAAACCGCCCCAGCTGCCAATCCTGTATTTTTTAGAACCTACAGCCGTCGCACAAAGGCAGGGCTGAGGGAAACATGGGAGGAGGTATGCGATCGCACGATCCAAGGCATCATTGAGTTAGGGAAGCTCAACCCAGCCGAAATAGCTATCCTAGAAAATATGCAACGTAACCTCAAAGCCTTACCCAGTGGACGCTGGTTATGGGTAGGTGGTACAGAATGGATCAGCAAACCCAAAAACTTCTCCGGGGCTTATAACTGCACCTCAACCAACCTGCAAGACTGGAGTGCCTTCGGGTTGATGATGGATTTAGCCATGATGGGCTGTGGGACTGGAGCCGTTATAGAACCGCAATATATTAATCAATTACCTCCCATCCGCAATTACTTAAATGTGACGGTAAATGGAGAAATTGGTAGCACATCTCCAGAATTACGCCGTGAATACACTCAAACCGAAATAGAAGGTAACAACGTTATCATCCATGTGGGAGATAGCCGGGAAGGTTGGGTAGAATCCTATAAAAGCTTATTGGAACTTTCCACAGATGAACGATTTACAGCAGAAGTGGAAGTAGTCGTTGATCTGAGTGATGTTCGTCAGTCAGGAGAAACTCTCAAGGGCTTTGGCGGGGTGGCTAATCCTATCAAGTTGCCAGGACTCTATCAGCGTTGTGTATCCATCCTCAATAAAGCCAGAGGACGACAATTAAATTCAGTGGAATGCTGTTTATTAATTGATCAAGCTGCTGTGACAATTGTTGCAGGTAATATTAGAAGAAGTGCGGGGATTCGTCAGTTCGTTTCTGACGATGAACAAGGCGCAACTGCCAAAGATAACCTCTGGCAACAGGATGAAAATGGCAACTGGCGCATTGATCCTGAGCGTGACGCTTTACGCATGGCCAACCATAGCCGTGTATTTCACCATAAGCCCACATTAGAAGAATGTGTAGAAGCTGTTCGCAAACAGTATTACAGTGGCGAAGGTGCGATTCAATGGGCAGGAGAAGCAGTCGCTCGATCCAACTGTGATTTGCTAAATACACCAGAACTGAAAACAGAATTTCTGCAAGCATATCACGAAGGAAAAGCTAAAGAATGGATACAAGAACGTTACCCAAATATTGATGCTCCAGAATTAAAACATCGTTTGGGTAGATACGGCTTAAACCCCTGTCATGCAGGTGATACCCTAGTATCTACTAATCAGGGATTAGTACCCATTAAAGATTTAGTTGGTAAACCATTTCAAGCTTTAGTTGACTTGCGTTCTGTAGGATTAGATGGAGTCAAATTAACTGATGCGATCGCTTTTCCTACAGGAGTACAAACAACTTATGTAATTAGTTTAGCAAATGGCCAGCAAATGAGATGCACGGCTGAACATCAACACTTTACCAATCACGGATGGGTAACAACTAAAGACTTAACATCTGAGCATCATATCTATATCCAAAAAGGAGCAGGATACTTTGGTCAGGGTACTATCACGGTTGAACAAGCACAAATGCTTGGTTGGTTATACGGTGATGGCTCAATTTACAAGGGTTCTAAAGGATTAGACGCTGTATTCTACATCAATACAAATGAATACGAAACTGCTTTTCCTCTTTTGAACTCCGCCGTGGAATCTTTGACAGGTTATAGTCACAAGCCAAGTCTAGTGAAAGGTGTTTATACATTTCATAGTGGCTCATTTTTAATGGATTCATTTCTCAAGAAACTAGGTGTACAGTCAAAAGACTGTTTACCGGATCAATTTTTCTCTCAATCAAGAGACGTAATCATTGGTTTCCTACAGGGATTGTTTTCCGCAGACGGTTGCGTGAATGTCAAAGGTAGAAATATTGAACTGCGTAATCGTTCACGGCAATTACTAAGTCAAATTCAGATCATTCTACTTAACTTAGGCATCAAAAGTAGTCTCCTAATCAAACAAAAGCCAGGAAGTATAGGAGTTCCATACACATTAAAAGATGGAACTAAAAAAATCAGTCAAAATCGGGGTAGCTGGAGACTAATAATTTATTCAGGAAATGAAGCCAGAAAATTTTGGGAATTTATTGGTTTTCCTCTCACACCTGATAAGCAAGGACGTTTAGCAACACTAGCTAACAAGCCATCATCAAGGAAATATAGTCAAGCTATTATTAGTCGTAGGTTCAGTTCAAAAGTTCAAAGCATAGAAGAATTTGGCGAAGAACCTGTTTATGATCTTCATGTTCCCCTGACTCATTCCTTCATTGCTAACGGTTGTATTACTCACAACTGCGGAGAAATTATTGGTAGCAATTTTCACTGTAACTTGGCGGAGATACACTTAAATCAAATTGATCCCAAGAACTATAAAGAACAAGAGGAGGCTTTTACGGCTGGGGCTATATCTGTAGCAGCACTTTTAAATCACAAATTCCTAGAACCTCGCTATCAATATAGTCGAGAACTTGACCCGATTGTGGGGGTTTCTTTCACAGGTTTATTTGATTTCTTTGTTCATGCTTTTGGTGTTGACTGGCTGCATTGGTGGTCAGAAGGAAGACCGGAAACTCCCCAAGGATTAGCCTTTAAGCAGGAGGAACAGAAATATTTAACCTTCTGGAAAGATACGGTGCATCGAGTTGTGTGGGAATATTGCGATCGCCATCAAATAAAACGACCCAATCGCTGTACTACAGTCCAACCCAGTGGCACTAAATCATTGCTCACCGGCGCTAGTTCGGGCTGGCATCCCCCCAAAGCCCAAAGATTTATTCGCCGAATCACTTTTGGCAAAAATGACCCCGTAGCCCTAGCCTGCATTGACTACGGTTACAGTGTAATCCCCTCTCAATCTGACAAAGATGAACAGGGAAACTTATTAAATGATCCTTTTGATCCTCGCGTTAGTGAATGGCTGGTAGAAATCCCCGTAGCTGTATCTTGGGCTGATTTACCAGGAGCCGACCAAATTGATGTTTCTCAGTTCTCTGTACTAGCTCAATTTGATTTTGTCCTCCAAGTTCAGCGCTGGTATGTGACTCACAACACATCAGCAACCTTAGAATTGCGGTCTGAAGAAGTCGAAGGACTGGGACAGAAGATTTACGAAACCATCCAAAATGATGAAGGCTATATTTCAGCCGCACTTTTAGCCCGGTTTGACGACTTGCAATCATTCCCCAGACTACCATTTGAGCCAATAGACAAACTCACCTATGAGCTTTTAAGTCAAGAAGTGAAAGAGCGACGCAACACAGATGATTTCTGTGCAGTTCTCAGCCGCTATGACTCCGGGGAGTTAACAGAAGCTGGCCCCAGTGGCTGTGACTCTGACAAGTGTATGTTTCCCGACCAGGGGCCAATGTCCTAG